GTAACTGACACTGCCCTTGAGCGACGGGACCATGCCGATGTCAGGTGAGGTCGCCCGGGTCGATGTCTGAGACACTCCACTCATTTCCGAATCACGGAGGTTGCTGTAGGTGAAGCTGCTAGCGTTGCTAGTCACACCACGGCTATACGAGTCGCTGATCTCAGACTTGGCATGACTGTCGCGACGGAAAGAGTCTGCAGAGGTAGGATCTTGGGGAGAGGAGGTAAAAGAAAGCTTGTCAAGGCTAGGAGAGAGGACAGAGGATTGGAATGAAGACGAGGGTTCGGTGGTGGCCGGTGTTATAGCACCAGCACGTGACTGGAAGGAGCAAGGTGTTGCGTCGTCCGTGAGACCGGGAGTCGACGGTGAAGATGCATGGTGAGATTGGGGGATCTGCAAGGGAGGTGGGGGAAGTCGTGCCATCTCTTGGGAACGTTGCTCAGGGACGGCAAGATCGACCGTGCGCTGAGGCTGTGGCGTAGAGTCTGAGCTCTCTTCGGGTACCGCGCGAGGGATAATTTCTTCCTTCGTGCCGTCTTGCCCGGCGTCGGCGACCAGCTCAAAGTCACCACTCTGCTCGAGCACCAGGCGAGCTTTGGCCATGCAGTTGCCTGCAGCTCGCACGCATTCGGTTGCCGCATCGACGAGGCGCTTTCCCTCGTCTGGCATGAATACGAGGTCATCGTCAGGGCACTGCGCTGGTCGGAAGGCATCGCGGGCTGCAAACACCAATTCCGACAAGCGCTCATACATGCCATCTCTAGCCTGCTCCAGGAGAGTGCTCCCCTGAGTGTCATGCTCGCAAACAGCCTCGATAACCGTTAGCAGTCCACGGCAGGAGCGGACGGCCTGTTCAGTGGTGATGACCAGCTCGGTAGACGAGCGGGACTGCAAATGCAGGCCAATGAAAGAGCCCAAGACACCGAGAAAGCCGTCGTAGGTGGCCGTAAGTCGCTCGGAAGCAAGGTTTGGGTTTCgggcagtggcagcagctGAGCCGGTATAAGACGCTCGGTGTGAGACAGAAATGCGTTTGGTAGTGACGGACATCGGGCGGGGTTGCGAGTCAAACGCATCCATCCGAGTTGAAGCGCGGCTCATATCCAATCGGCTTTCGAGTCTGCTTTCCAATCGGCTCTCCAGTCTGCTTTCCAATCGGCTCTCTAGTCTGCTGCGGTTCAAGAGTCTGGACTCGTTCCGCTCGGTGTCGGCCTCAGACGGGGTAGTCTCCGTTGGCGAAAAGGTCTCAGACACCGGCGTTAGGGGCACATCATGGGCTGATAATTGCTGCTGTTCCAGCTCTGCAATTGCCCTGCTGAGGCCAACCTCCTCGTTCCAGACATCGAGGAATCGAACGCCGCGAGTCACAATTCGGAAGGCTTTCAGGAGCATCTCGTCAACCATGTACTCGACCTCGTCTTCCATTGGCTGGCCGCTGGAGATTTCCTGGAACTTTTTCGTCGTTCGCACCAGTGATGACAGGTCTGCCAGCAGTGCCTTTCGGTTCTTTCGGAGACCATCCTGGGCCCTCACCAGTGATGCGTCGCGAGTAAGACATTCGGATTTTTCAAGGAGAAAGCGCACTCCAGCAATCAGGCCTCGGACGAGATCCTGGTTGCCAAAGTCGACCAAAGGCgatccgcatcctcctcgaATGATATCCCAGAAGTCCGTCAAGGCCTTGAGGAGTGGTCGCATCGGGACATGGTCGTATGCCTCGCAGTAGTTCGTGGGTAGCCAGCCCCGGGCGCCTGAGTCCAGAAGCGTGCCGTCGGCCCAGCCATTAGTGTGAACAGAGTGTACTAGAATAATAGCACCTTGATCCAGAGGGAGAGTAACTGTTGCTGGAGAGACATCCCCAGCAGGGTGAAAAGGGTAGAATGCGCGAAGGTAATTGTGAAAGACCCCCCGGGACGGTTCTGAGCGATCCATATTGCCGTCCTGGGTGGTCGTATGGGGAGTTGCCGGAGGAGTAATCTGGCGGTCGTATGAATAGAAGCGATTTGGAGCAGGACGAAAGTTGGAGTTTCCCTTTTCGATCTTCAATGGCGCGATGTGAGGCTTCATTTGCTCCATTTCTTTCGTATGTTCCAGcatataataaatctatatagttCGAGATAGGTCGAGGCCACCAACGACCAGTATTCAACAGACGGCAAAATCAATGAGCATCCTCACACATTCGAATAACTCGCGTCGAGAGAGCGATTGCTGTGGCGAAAAGGTGAAAAATGATAGTCGCGTGGTAGTGTTTGAAAACGAGTGGTTGGAGATAGTTGCAGAGCAGTTATCGTCCGACACTGAAGCACATTTCGTCAGTAACTGGAGCCCGTTCCTTCTTTCGAGCGGCTGGGAAAGGTGCTTGGAGGGGATGACAATGTTTTGGTCCGGTTGTGGCGCGGATCACTGGGGGGTGAAAGAATGCTGGGATGGATTCTAGGGAgtgaggaatgggaggaaTGCAGGCGTCTGGCAACCGGTTGCTAAGTTGCGGACGTACCTAGTGAGCAAAACCAAAATAAACCAGTTGCACAATTAAAATTATATGCTACGGTTGTGCTATGCTGTCCTCGAAGTACTCGAACAAGCACGTTCGTTCCTGGAAGCCGGGGGGGTCGAACGAGGCAGTAAAGTCGTCGACGGGCACGAGGCAACGGGGAATTGGCGACggga
This genomic interval from Aspergillus puulaauensis MK2 DNA, chromosome 7, nearly complete sequence contains the following:
- a CDS encoding guanine nucleotide exchange factor (COG:T;~EggNog:ENOG410QDPW;~InterPro:IPR000651,IPR036964,IPR023578,IPR036028, IPR008937,IPR001895,IPR001452;~PFAM:PF00617,PF00618;~go_function: GO:0005085 - guanyl-nucleotide exchange factor activity [Evidence IEA];~go_function: GO:0005515 - protein binding [Evidence IEA];~go_process: GO:0007264 - small GTPase mediated signal transduction [Evidence IEA]), producing the protein MLEHTKEMEQMKPHIAPLKIEKGNSNFRPAPNRFYSYDRQITPPATPHTTTQDGNMDRSEPSRGVFHNYLRAFYPFHPAGDVSPATVTLPLDQGAIILVHSVHTNGWADGTLLDSGARGWLPTNYCEAYDHVPMRPLLKALTDFWDIIRGGCGSPLVDFGNQDLVRGLIAGVRFLLEKSECLTRDASLVRAQDGLRKNRKALLADLSSLVRTTKKFQEISSGQPMEDEVEYMVDEMLLKAFRIVTRGVRFLDVWNEEVGLSRAIAELEQQQLSAHDVPLTPVSETFSPTETTPSEADTERNESRLLNRSRLESRLESRLESRLESRLESRLDMSRASTRMDAFDSQPRPMSVTTKRISVSHRASYTGSAAATARNPNLASERLTATYDGFLGVLGSFIGLHLQSRSSTELVITTEQAVRSCRGLLTVIEAVCEHDTQGSTLLEQARDGMYERLSELVFAARDAFRPAQCPDDDLVFMPDEGKRLVDAATECVRAAGNCMAKARLVLEQSGDFELVADAGQDGTKEEIIPRAVPEESSDSTPQPQRTVDLAVPEQRSQEMARLPPPPLQIPQSHHASSPSTPGLTDDATPCSFQSRAGAITPATTEPSSSFQSSVLSPSLDKLSFTSSPQDPTSADSFRRDSHAKSEISDSYSRGVTSNASSFTYSNLRDSEMSGVSQTSTRATSPDIGMVPSLKGSVSYSTLAEENEEAEANVLEKTYAHELIFKEGHVMGGSLRALVEKLTAHQSTPDAMFVSTFYLTFRLFASPMEFAETLVDRFNYIGDTPHAASPVRLRVYNVFKGWLESHWRHDCDNVALEYITEFSSGLLMQNLPTAARRLLELTDKVSKLQGPVVPRLVSSMGKTNTATAQYIHPDTPVPSPLLGKKEHGLLTRWKNGEGQITILDFDPLELARQFTIKESRIFCAILPEELLATEWMKKTGSLAVNVRAMSTLSTDLAHLVADSILQLEEPKKRAAIIKHWVKIANKCLELNNYDSLMAIICSLNSSMISRLRRTWEIVSQKTKTTLEYLRGIVDVSRNYAVLRQRLQNHVPPCLPFVGTYLTDLTFVDHGNQALRNLPTDEGEMAVINFDKHVKTARIISELQRFQIPYRLTEIPELQAWMQNELVRVRSNGEKSLQTFYRRSLVLEPRETQQVRSAMQSESSSSSLLENAKDKFDFLSWTNNSKAKSITTNG